In a genomic window of Gossypium arboreum isolate Shixiya-1 chromosome 9, ASM2569848v2, whole genome shotgun sequence:
- the LOC108456899 gene encoding outer envelope protein 39, chloroplastic isoform X2, producing the protein MGAQKSIHAGKAKIDVNVDFTHKICASMMLPSLRNTGSPLSLVIGSLCIKHPNLFGGSEKLDVSWDKGLYDSNILVAYRRPRPQWVAQQCFVMQHSLSPEIGVHGIPVDNFSRSGSGGVNLSRFSVGLDLNEPASSKWSSTTSVKFENVRLLSDDGRSITRDLDGFPVTCSGNAHDSMVVLKQESQYAKANEHSFSRFTMQIEQGIPVLSKWLIFNRFKFVASKGIKLGPAFLLTSLTGGSIVGDMAPYQAFAIGGLGSVRGYGEGAVGSGRSCLVANTEVTFPLSKMLEGSVFLDCGTDLGSGRLVPGNPAMRQGKPGSGVGFGYGLRFKSPVGHFQVDYAINAFQQKTLYFGVTNLAS; encoded by the exons ATGGGGGCTCAGAAGAGCATCCATGCAGGCAAAG CCAAGATTGATGTTAATGTTGATTTCACCCACAAGATATGTGCTTCTATGATGCTTCCTTCTTTAAG GAACACTGGCAGTCCTCTATCCCTCGTAATTGGCAG TCTTTGCATTAAACACCCAAATTTATTTGGTGGAAGTGAGAAGCTTGATGTATCATGGGATAAGGGGTTATATGATTCAAATATCTTGGTAGCTTACAGGAGGCCTCGACCACAATGGGTTGCTCAACAATGTTTTGTTATGCAG CACTCACTTTCACCTGAGATTGGTGTTCATGGTATACCTGTGGACAATTTCTCTCGTTCGGGGAGTGGAGGTGTGAATTTGTCTCGATTTTCAGTTGGATTGGATCTAAATGAACCTGCAAGTTCTAAATGGAGCAGTACAACAAGTGTAAAGTTTGAG AATGTTCGCCTGTTGAGTGATGATGGCCGCTCCATTACCAGAGATCTTGATGGTTTTCCTGTCACTTGCAG TGGCAATGCTCATGACAGTATGGTAGTCTTAAAGCAAGAATCTCAATATGCGAAGGCAAACGAGCATAGTTTTTCTCGT TTTACTATGCAAATAGAACAAGGGATTCCAGTTCTATCCAAGTGGTTAATCTTCAACCGTTTCAAATTTGTTGCATCAAAGGGCATCAAACTTGGACCGGCCTTTCTCTTGACAAG CCTGACAGGTGGTTCGATTGTAGGAGATATGGCTCCATATCAAGCATTTGCAATCGGTGGTCTAGGCAGCGTGAGAGGGTATGGTGAAGGTGCCGTTGGATCTGGAAGATCATGTTTGGTTGCTAATACTGAAGTGACATTTCCTTTG AGCAAAATGTTGGAAGGTTCTGTTTTCCTGGACTGTGGAACTGATCTGGGCTCGGGTCGGCTTGTACCTG GAAATCCAGCCATGAGACAAGGTAAACCAGGATCTGGAGTTGGGTTCGGGTACGGTCTTCGGTTCAAGTCTCCAGTTGGTCATTTCCAGGTTGATTATGCCATCAATGCCTTTCAACAAAAGACTCTATACTTTGGCGTCACAAATCTTGCATCTTGA
- the LOC108457064 gene encoding dnaJ protein homolog yields the protein MFGRAPKKSNNTRYYEILGVSKNASQDDLKKAYKKAAIKNHPDKGGDPEKFKELAQAYEVLSDPEKREIYDQYGEDALKEGMGGGAGAHDPFDIFSSFFGGSPFGGGSSRGRRQRRGEDVVHPLKVSLEDLYLGTSKKLSLSRNVICSKCNGKGSKSGASMTCPGCQGSGMKVSIRQLGPSMIQQMQHPCNECKGTGETINDKDRCPQCKGEKVVQEKKVLEVIVEKGMQNGQKITFPGEADEAPETVTGDIVFVLQQKDHPKFKRKGEDLFLEHTLSLTEALCGFQFVITHLDGRQLLIKSNPGEVVKPDSCKAINDEGMPLYQRPFMKGKLYIQFTVEFPDSLSPDQVKALEAILPPKPTSQLSDMELDECEETTLYDVNIEEEMRRKQQQAAQEAYEEDEDMHGGAQRVQCAQQ from the exons ATGTTCGGAAGAGCACCTAAGAAGAGTAATAACACCAGGTACTATGAGATTCTGGGTGTTTCGAAGAACGCTTCCCAGGATGATTTGAAGAAAGCTTATAAAAAAGCCGCCATTAAAAACCATCCAGACAAAGGCGGTGATCCTGAAAAA TTTAAAGAGTTGGCTCAAGCTTATGAGGTATTGAGCGATCCTGAGAAACGTGAGATATATGATCAGTATGGTGAGGATGCACTCAAGGAAGGAATGGGTGGTGGTGCCGGTGCTCATGATCCGTTTGACATCTTCTCCTCCTTCTTTGGTGGTAGCCCGTTTGGAG GTGGTAGCAGTCGAGGTAGAAGACAGAGAAGGGGAGAGGATGTAGTACATCCTCTGAAGGTGTCACTGGAGGACCTTTACCTTGGGACTTCAAAGAAACTTTCTCTTTCCCGGAACGTGATATGCTCCAAGTGCAATGG CAAGGGTTCAAAATCTGGAGCTTCAATGACGTGCCCTGGTTGCCAGGGTTCTGGGATGAAGGTTTCAATCAGGCAGCTTGGCCCCTCCATGATTCAGCAAATGCAACATCCTTGCAATGAATGTAAGGGTACTGGGGAGACGATCAATGACAAGGACCGCTGCCCTCAGTGCAAGGGTGAAAAGGTTGTTCAAGAGAAGAAAGTTTTGGAAGTCATTGTAGAGAAGGGTATGCAGAATGGACAAAAGATAACATTCCCTGGCGAAGCTGATGAAGCG CCTGAGACTGTTACTGGGGATATAGTCTTTGTCCTTCAGCAGAAGGACCATCCGAAGTTCAAGAGGAAGGGAGAAGACCTATTTTTGGAACATACGTTGTCTCTTACTGAGGCATTGTGTGGCTTTCAATTTGTTATTACCCATCTTGACGGTCGACAACTTCTAATCAAGTCGAACCCTGGGGAGGTTGTGAAGCCTG ATTCTTGCAAGGCAATCAATGATGAGGGGATGCCATTATACCAGAGGCCATTCATGAAGGGCAAATTGTACATTCAGTTCACTGTTGAATTCCCTGATTCCCTTAGCCCTGATCAGGTTAAGGCACTTGAGGCCATCCTGCCTCCAAAACCAACCTCTCAATTGAGTGATATGGAGCTAGATGAGTGTGAGGAGACCACGCTCTATGATGTGAACATTGAAGAGGAGATGAGGAGGAAGCAGCAGCAGGCAGCGCAGGAAGCTTATGAGGAAGATGAAGATATGCATGGCGGTGCCCAGAGGGTGCAGTGTGCCCAGCAATGA
- the LOC108456898 gene encoding protein IQ-DOMAIN 5-like — MGVSGKWIKALVGLKRTDKSQSLEKKENRAATSKFHHRRKHSIEFDTDKLQEELDQNAASPARDANTHAIADAAGFPSGSLEVRDVALNELVMEEWAATRIQTAFRGFLARRALRALKGLVRLQALVRGHAVRKQAAMTLRCMQALVRVQARVRARRVRLTLESETAQQKLQQQLADEARVKEIEEGWCDSIGSVEEIQAKLLKRQEAAAKRERAMAYALAHQWQAGSRQQSVPAGFESDKSSWGWNWLERWMAVRPWENRFLDINLRDGAVACEDGSAEGKNGANSQIKPATKKPAASNLHANLSNLKVGPSYSEGSDSPPGKSANVVDAVNALSSKPKSKPIIEDLGEEAGSKPVFTSRSRSNPKERSIKSDKLVKKRLSLPNSGEGTGSQTSKPGKTAAKVTPGSNKPIKDRSKSNGCGDSNPTKNMAQAVDL, encoded by the exons ATGGGTGTCTCAGGAAAATGGATCAAAGCATTGGTTGGCTTGAAAAGAACAGACAAGTCACAATCCTTGGAGAAGAAAGAAAAT AGGGCAGCTACTAGCAAATTTCATCACCGAAGGAAGCATTCCATTGAGTTTGACACAGATAAACTTCAAGAAGAGTTGGATCAGAATGCTGCTTCACCAGCCAGAGATGCTAATACTCATGCAATTGCAGATGCTGCTGGCTTCCCCTCTGGTTCACTTGAAGTGCGTGATGTAGCTCTTAATGAACTTGTAATGGAAGAATGGGCTGCCACAAGGATACAAACAGCTTTCCGTGGGTTTCTG GCTAGAAGAGCACTCCGAGCCTTAAAAGGATTGGTCAGACTGCAGGCCCTGGTGAGGGGTCATGCTGTAAGAAAACAAGCTGCAATGACCCTTCGCTGCATGCAAGCTTTGGTGAGAGTTCAGGCTCGCGTAAGAGCAAGGCGTGTTCGACTGACATTAGAAAGTGAAACTGCCCAACAGAAACTTCAGCAACAACTTGCAGATGAGGCTCGCGTTAAAGAAATAGAG GAAGGGTGGTGCGATAGTATAGGATCTGTTGAAGAAATCCAAGCCAAGTTACTAAAGAGGCAGGAGGCTGCAGCTAAACGTGAGAGAGCCATGGCTTATGCTCTGGCTCATCAG TGGCAAGCAGGATCAAGACAACAGTCTGTGCCTGCTGGATTTGAATCAGATAAAAGCAGCTGGGGTTGGAACTGGCTGGAGAGATGGATGGCTGTACGTCCATGGGAGAATCGTTTTCTCGACATTAATCTTCGGGATGGAGCAGTGGCCTGTGAGGATGGTTCTGCAGAGGGGAAGAATGGTGCCAATTCTCAGATAAAACCTGCTACCAAGAAGCCAGCTGCATCAAATCTTCATGCTAACCTGTCAAATCTAAAAGTAGGTCCATCATATTCAGAAGGGAGTGATTCTCCACCTGGTAAGTCAGCAAATGTGGTAGATGCGGTCAATGCATtatcttccaagccaaaatccaaACCAATCATTGAAGATTTGGGTGAAGAAGCTGGCTCAAAACCTGTTTTTACTTCAAGATCTCGCAGCAATCCTAAGGAGAGGTCCATAAAATCAGATAAACTGGTGAAAAAGAGATTGTCTCTACCTAACAGTG GTGAAGGAACCGGATCTCAAACCAGCAAGCCAGGCAAAACTGCTGCAAAAGTGACACCGGGCTCTAACAAGCCAATAAAGGACAGGTCCAAGTCCAACGGATGTGGGGACTCAAATCCTACAAAAAATATGGCACAGGCCGTTGATCTGTAA
- the LOC108455921 gene encoding probable carboxylesterase 15: MSDMAASASITTPPHEVDECRGVLRVYSDGSIWRSSKPSFNVPVNDDGSILWKDIVFDPVHDLRLRLYKPASPSSPKLPVFYYIHGGGFCIGSRAWPNCQNYCFRLASNLQAVVISPDYRLAPENRLPAAIEDGFMAMKWLQAQALANNPDPWLTGVADFSKVFISGDSAGGTIAHNLAVQLGAGSLDLAPVLVRGYVLLAPFFGGTVLTRSEAEGPKDAFLNLELIDRFWRLSVPMGETTDHPLINPFGPVSRHLEQVNLDPILVVVGGNDLLKDRGKEYAERLKNWGKKIEYVEFEGQQHGFFTIDPNSEPAKALMVIIKRFIVENSS, encoded by the exons ATGTCTGACATGGCTGCCTCTGCTTCCATTACAACCCCTCCCCATGAAGTCGATGAATGCCGAGGTGTCCTTCGTGTTTACAGCGATGGCTCCATTTGGCGTTCTTCTAAGCCAAGCTTCAATGTCCCAGTCAATGATGATGGCTCTATTTTGTGGAAAGATATTGTATTTGATCCTGTGCATGACCTTCGGCTTAGGCTCTATAAGCCAGCTTCACCTTCATCACCCAAGCTCCCCGTCTTTTATTACATCCATGGTGGTGGTTTTTGCATTGGATCACGTGCCTGGCCTAACTGCCAAAACTACTGCTTCCGCCTCGCTTCAAACCTTCAAGCTGTCGTGATTTCGCCGGATTATCGTTTGGCTCCGGAGAACAGACTCCCGGCAGCCATTGAAGATGGTTTCATGGCTATGAAATGGCTCCAAGCTCAAGCTCTGGCCAACAACCCTGATCCATGGTTAACTGGTGTAGCGGATTTTAGCAAGGTGTTCATATCTGGTGACTCAGCCGGTGGTACTATTGCTCATAATTTGGCGGTCCAACTAGGGGCTGGTTCATTAGACCTGGCGCCGGTTCTGGTCCGAGGGTATGTGCTTTTAGCACCTTTCTTTGGCGGGACAGTGCTAACAAGATCCGAAGCTGAGGGTCCCAAAGATGCCTTCCTTAATTTGGAGCTCATTGACAG GTTTTGGAGGTTATCTGTACCGATGGGAGAAACGACGGATCACCCGCTAATAAACCCTTTCGGGCCCGTCAGCCGCCATCTGGAACAGGTGAATCTAGACCCTATTCTGGTGGTGGTTGGTGGAAACGATCTGTTGAAAGACCGAGGAAAGGAATATGCTGAGAGATTGAAGAACTGGGGGAAGAAGATCGAGTACGTTGAATTTGAAGGACAACAACATGGGTTCTTCACTATTGATCCTAACTCTGAACCGGCCAAAGCTTTGATGGTAATAATCAAACGATTCATCGTTGAAAATTCTAGCTAA
- the LOC108465810 gene encoding GTPase LSG1-2, which produces MGLDWILMLENWANNFEPFNGDGGVECRLNQNSEGSKPPTSSLQTLEFSFFLQSSQSPGKFSRVFFSLGDIYLNLNQGKMGKNEKSGVGRALVKHHNAMIQQSKEKGRFYKSQHKKVLESVTEVSNIDAVIEQAEEADQLFSIHHPTPNPLINLDVSSSISDMTPEERREQQKKEEALHASSLRVPRRPPWTAVMSVEELDANEKQAFLVWRRSLARLEENEKLVLTPFEKNLDIWRQLWRVLERCDLLVMVVDARDPLFYRCPDLEEYAKEIDKHKRTLLLVNKADLLPVSMRKKWAEYFRLHKVLFVFWSAKAATAELEGKLLTDHWKMENNMRKSDDPETKIHGRDELLARLQYEAEEIVKMRKSGSDTSTSSNIHSPRNNAEGTSAPKSVMVGFVGYPNVGKSSTINALVGQKRTGVTSTPGKTKHFQTLIISDELTLCDCPGLVFPSFSSSRYEMIASGVLPIDRMTEHREAVQVVANRVQRHVIEDVYKIKLPKPKPYESQSRPPQASEFLRAYCASRGYVASSGLPDETRAARQILKDFIDGKLPHYEMPPGMSAEDGEEDDGNPSLSEVLKSDASDVEDSLENGTETTPVFEHVLDDLSSFDLANGLVSKKATVKKSNESRKHHKKPQRKKDRSWRVGNDDEDGMPVTRVFQKPVNSGPLNV; this is translated from the exons ATGGGCCTGGACTGGATATTGATGTTGGAAAATTGGGCTAATAATTTCGAACCCTTTAATGGAGATGGCGGTGTAGAGTGTAGACTCAATCAGAACTCAGAAGGCTCTAAACCACCAACTTCAAGCCTCCAAACCCTAGAATTCTCGTTTTTTCTGCAATCTTCTCAATCTCCTGGCAAATTCAGTAGGGTATTCTTTTCTTTGGGAGATATTTATCTGAATCTGAATCAAGGAAAAATGGGGAAGAACGAGAAGTCAGGGGTAGGGAGAGCCCTGGTGAAGCATCACAATGCAATGATACAGCAATCCAAAGAGAAGGGAAGGTTTTATAAGAGCCAACATAAGAAAGTATTGGAATCGGTAACCGAAGTTAGCAACATCGATGCTGTCATCGAGCAGGCTGAGGAAGCTGATCAACTTTTCTCTATCCACCACCCCACCCCTAACCCCCTCATCAATTT GGATGTGAGCTCAAGCATCAGCGATATGACACCTGAAGAAAGAAGAGAACAGCAGAAGAAAGAGGAAGCACTGCATGCTAGTAGTCTCCGAGTTCCGCGCAG GCCACCATGGACTGCAGTAATGTCTGTTGAAGAGCTAGATGCCAATGAGAAGCAAGCGTTCTTAGTTTGGCGCCGGAGCTTAGCAAG ACTCGAGGAGAATGAAAAGCTTGTTCTCACTCCATTTGAGAAGAACTTGGATATCTGGAGGCAGCTTTGGCGGGTCCTTGAACGCTGTGATTTG cttgtgatggTTGTTGATGCAAGGGACCCTCTGTTTTACCGCTGTCCTGATCTTGAG GAATATGCAAAAGAGATTGACAAGCACAAGAGAACATTGCTTCTTGTAAACAAGGCAGATCTTCTGCCAGTTTCTATGAG GAAAAAATGGGCAGAATATTTTCGCTTGCATAAGGTTCTCTTTGTATTCTGGTCTGCTAAAGCTGCTACTGCTGAATTAGAAGGAAAACTGCTTACTGACCATTGGAAGATGGAAAATAATATGCGAAAGAGTGATGATCCTGAAACAAAAATACATGGTAGAGATGAGCTCTTGGCTCGTTTGCAGTACGAGGCAGAGGAAATAGTCAAAATGAGGAAATCAGGCTCTGATACCTCCACGTCATCCAATATTCATTCTCCTAGAAACAATGCTGAAGGAACTTCAGCACCAAAAAGTGTGATGGTGGGATTTGTGGGGTATCCTAATGTTGGGAAAAGCTCAACTATAAATGCTTTGGTTGGGCAGAAACGTACAGGTGTCACCTCCACTCCGGGGAAGACAAAGCATTTCCAGACGTTAATAATTTCTGATGAGCTGACTCTATGTGATTGTCCTGGATTGGTGTTTCCATCCTTCTCAAGCTCAAGATATGAGATGATTGCTTCGGGGGTGTTGCCAATTGACAGGATGACGGAACACAGGGAGGCTGTGCAAGTTGTTGCTAATAGGGTCCAAAGGCATGTTATCGAGGATGTATACAAGATTAAATTACCCAAACCCAAGCCATATGAATCACAGTCACGGCCACCTCAGGCCTCAGAGTTTCTGAGAGCTTATTGTGCTTCGCGTGGGTATGTTGCCTCTAGTGGGCTACCTGATGAAACTAGGGCAGCTCGCCAAATTTTAAAGGATTTCATTGATGGAAAGCTGCCTCACTACGAAATGCCACCTGGTATGTCTGCTGAAGATGGGGAGGAAGATGATGGGAACCCGAGCCTGTCTGAAGTTCTCAAGTCAGATGCATCTGATGTTGAAGATTCTTTGGAAAATGGAACTGAAACTACACCTGTGTTCGAGCATGTACTAGATGATCTTAGCTCCTTTGACCTTGCCAATGGACTTGTTTCCAAGAAGGCAACAGTTAAGAAGTCGAATGAATCCCGTAAGCACCACAAAAAGCCCCAGCGGAAGAAGGATCGGTCATGGAGAGTTGGGAATGATGATGAGGACGGAATGCCAGTAACCCGAGTCTTCCAGAAGCCAGTGAATTCGGGTCCTCTTAATGTTTAA
- the LOC108456899 gene encoding outer envelope protein 39, chloroplastic isoform X1, producing the protein MGAQKSIHAGKAKIDVNVDFTHKICASMMLPSLRNTGSPLSLVIGRYCHFSLCIKHPNLFGGSEKLDVSWDKGLYDSNILVAYRRPRPQWVAQQCFVMQHSLSPEIGVHGIPVDNFSRSGSGGVNLSRFSVGLDLNEPASSKWSSTTSVKFENVRLLSDDGRSITRDLDGFPVTCSGNAHDSMVVLKQESQYAKANEHSFSRFTMQIEQGIPVLSKWLIFNRFKFVASKGIKLGPAFLLTSLTGGSIVGDMAPYQAFAIGGLGSVRGYGEGAVGSGRSCLVANTEVTFPLSKMLEGSVFLDCGTDLGSGRLVPGNPAMRQGKPGSGVGFGYGLRFKSPVGHFQVDYAINAFQQKTLYFGVTNLAS; encoded by the exons ATGGGGGCTCAGAAGAGCATCCATGCAGGCAAAG CCAAGATTGATGTTAATGTTGATTTCACCCACAAGATATGTGCTTCTATGATGCTTCCTTCTTTAAG GAACACTGGCAGTCCTCTATCCCTCGTAATTGGCAGGTATTGTCATTTTAG TCTTTGCATTAAACACCCAAATTTATTTGGTGGAAGTGAGAAGCTTGATGTATCATGGGATAAGGGGTTATATGATTCAAATATCTTGGTAGCTTACAGGAGGCCTCGACCACAATGGGTTGCTCAACAATGTTTTGTTATGCAG CACTCACTTTCACCTGAGATTGGTGTTCATGGTATACCTGTGGACAATTTCTCTCGTTCGGGGAGTGGAGGTGTGAATTTGTCTCGATTTTCAGTTGGATTGGATCTAAATGAACCTGCAAGTTCTAAATGGAGCAGTACAACAAGTGTAAAGTTTGAG AATGTTCGCCTGTTGAGTGATGATGGCCGCTCCATTACCAGAGATCTTGATGGTTTTCCTGTCACTTGCAG TGGCAATGCTCATGACAGTATGGTAGTCTTAAAGCAAGAATCTCAATATGCGAAGGCAAACGAGCATAGTTTTTCTCGT TTTACTATGCAAATAGAACAAGGGATTCCAGTTCTATCCAAGTGGTTAATCTTCAACCGTTTCAAATTTGTTGCATCAAAGGGCATCAAACTTGGACCGGCCTTTCTCTTGACAAG CCTGACAGGTGGTTCGATTGTAGGAGATATGGCTCCATATCAAGCATTTGCAATCGGTGGTCTAGGCAGCGTGAGAGGGTATGGTGAAGGTGCCGTTGGATCTGGAAGATCATGTTTGGTTGCTAATACTGAAGTGACATTTCCTTTG AGCAAAATGTTGGAAGGTTCTGTTTTCCTGGACTGTGGAACTGATCTGGGCTCGGGTCGGCTTGTACCTG GAAATCCAGCCATGAGACAAGGTAAACCAGGATCTGGAGTTGGGTTCGGGTACGGTCTTCGGTTCAAGTCTCCAGTTGGTCATTTCCAGGTTGATTATGCCATCAATGCCTTTCAACAAAAGACTCTATACTTTGGCGTCACAAATCTTGCATCTTGA